The following proteins come from a genomic window of Aequorivita marisscotiae:
- a CDS encoding bifunctional UDP-3-O-[3-hydroxymyristoyl] N-acetylglucosamine deacetylase/3-hydroxyacyl-ACP dehydratase produces the protein MNESLVKQRTIGKDISLTGVGLHTGKEVTITFKPAPENHGYKFVRIDLEGSPEVEADAIYVVNTQRGTNLEKNGVKIQTSEHVLAALVGLEIDNCLMELNASEPPIMDGSSKFFVEALEKAGIVEQDAERTEYIVKEVISYTDEDSGSEIIVMPADEYQVTTMVDFGTKVLGTQNASLNRISNFKDEIANARTFSFLHEIEMLLEHGLIKGGDLNNAIVYVDKELSQSTMDKLRTAFGKDSISVKPNGILDNLTLHYPNEAARHKLLDVIGDLALVGTRIRGRVIANKPGHHVNTQFAKKLSRIIKMEARNNIPKFDINLPPVKDVNEIMAMLPHRPPFLLVDKIMEMTDTSVVGLKNVTMNEPFFVGHFPGAPVMPGVLIVEAMAQTGGILALSTVPDPENYLTYFMKINNVKFKQQVNPGDTLIFKLELMSPIRRGIVHMHGNAYANGKLVTEAELMAQMVKTKNL, from the coding sequence ATGAATGAAAGTTTGGTAAAACAGCGCACTATTGGTAAGGATATATCGCTTACAGGAGTAGGTTTGCACACGGGCAAAGAAGTTACAATTACCTTTAAACCAGCACCGGAAAATCACGGATATAAATTCGTGAGAATAGATTTGGAGGGGAGTCCCGAAGTAGAGGCAGACGCAATCTATGTGGTAAACACCCAACGTGGTACTAACCTGGAGAAAAACGGAGTTAAAATTCAAACTTCCGAACACGTGCTGGCCGCATTGGTGGGTCTAGAGATAGACAACTGCTTAATGGAATTAAATGCTTCAGAACCTCCAATTATGGATGGTTCCTCAAAATTTTTTGTTGAAGCGCTCGAAAAAGCTGGTATTGTAGAACAAGATGCTGAAAGAACAGAATACATAGTAAAGGAAGTTATTTCATACACAGATGAAGATTCTGGAAGTGAAATTATTGTTATGCCTGCTGACGAATACCAAGTAACTACCATGGTAGATTTTGGCACCAAGGTTTTAGGAACGCAAAATGCCTCTTTAAATCGTATTTCAAATTTTAAAGATGAAATAGCCAATGCGCGTACCTTTAGCTTTTTGCACGAAATTGAAATGCTGTTGGAGCACGGCCTTATAAAGGGAGGCGATTTAAACAACGCAATAGTTTATGTAGATAAAGAACTTTCGCAAAGCACAATGGATAAACTTCGTACTGCTTTCGGAAAAGATTCTATTTCGGTAAAACCCAATGGGATTCTAGACAATTTAACCCTTCATTATCCAAACGAAGCGGCAAGACACAAGTTACTGGATGTAATTGGCGATTTGGCTTTGGTTGGAACACGGATTCGCGGTAGAGTAATTGCCAATAAACCCGGCCATCACGTAAATACGCAATTCGCGAAAAAACTTTCGCGTATTATTAAGATGGAGGCACGTAACAATATTCCAAAATTCGATATTAACCTTCCACCAGTAAAGGATGTAAACGAAATTATGGCAATGCTACCGCATAGACCGCCTTTCTTACTGGTAGATAAAATTATGGAAATGACCGATACAAGTGTCGTGGGACTTAAAAACGTTACCATGAACGAACCATTTTTTGTTGGTCACTTTCCAGGAGCACCGGTAATGCCTGGGGTTTTAATTGTTGAAGCAATGGCGCAAACGGGAGGAATCCTCGCATTGAGTACCGTTCCCGATCCCGAAAATTATTTAACGTACTTTATGAAAATAAACAACGTTAAATTTAAACAACAAGTAAATCCGGGCGATACCCTTATTTTTAAACTTGAATTAATGTCACCTATTCGTCGTGGAATTGTTCACATGCACGGAAATGCATACGCGAATGGCAAATTGGTGACTGAGGCCGAATTAATGGCCCAAATGGTAAAAACAAAAAATTTATAG
- a CDS encoding alanine dehydrogenase — protein MSKPKSPFTRAQLLPQEETLEISKQKGELFIGIPKEAYFQEKRICLTPDAVNAIVNNGHRVLIENGAGIEAGFADTEYSEAGAEMTTDKKKVFGCPMVLKVEPPTLDELELINPKTVLISALQLKTRQKSYFEALAKKKITALAFEFIKDEDHSYPAVKALSEIAGTASVLIAAELMVNAKKGNGLLFGNISGVPPVEVVVIGAGTVGEFATRSALGLGANVKVFDSSITKLRTIQTHVGRILYTSTIQPKNLMKALRRCDVAIGAVRGHNRAPIIVTEEMVRNMKKGAVVIDVCVDMGGCFETTEMTSHDQPTFKKHDVIHYGVPNIPARYPKTASISISNIFTPYILEIAEGGGLENAIRFDNGLKNGLYFYRGILTSKAVADWFDMPYSDINLLIF, from the coding sequence ATGTCAAAACCAAAATCACCCTTCACCAGGGCTCAATTACTTCCGCAGGAGGAAACGCTCGAAATATCCAAACAAAAAGGAGAACTATTTATCGGTATTCCTAAAGAAGCGTATTTTCAAGAAAAACGAATTTGCTTAACCCCAGATGCTGTTAATGCCATAGTGAATAATGGCCATCGGGTGCTTATTGAAAATGGTGCAGGTATTGAAGCCGGTTTTGCCGATACCGAATATTCGGAAGCCGGCGCCGAAATGACCACCGATAAAAAGAAGGTATTTGGATGCCCTATGGTTTTAAAAGTAGAGCCCCCCACTCTCGACGAATTAGAATTAATTAATCCCAAAACGGTTCTTATTTCTGCCCTTCAATTAAAAACAAGGCAGAAATCATATTTTGAGGCACTGGCTAAAAAGAAAATTACGGCCTTAGCTTTTGAGTTTATTAAAGATGAAGACCACAGCTACCCCGCCGTAAAGGCATTAAGTGAAATTGCAGGAACGGCCTCTGTGCTTATCGCTGCCGAATTAATGGTAAACGCAAAAAAAGGAAACGGCTTGCTTTTTGGCAATATTAGTGGAGTTCCACCGGTAGAGGTAGTTGTAATTGGTGCTGGTACCGTGGGTGAGTTTGCCACACGATCTGCATTGGGCCTGGGAGCAAATGTAAAAGTTTTTGATAGTTCAATAACCAAACTAAGAACAATTCAGACGCACGTGGGTAGGATTTTATACACTTCTACAATCCAGCCTAAAAATCTTATGAAAGCATTACGACGCTGTGATGTTGCAATTGGTGCTGTTCGCGGTCATAACCGCGCTCCCATTATTGTAACTGAAGAAATGGTGCGCAATATGAAAAAAGGCGCTGTGGTTATTGATGTTTGTGTAGACATGGGCGGCTGTTTTGAAACCACCGAAATGACCAGTCATGACCAACCAACTTTTAAAAAACACGACGTTATCCATTACGGGGTACCAAATATTCCAGCGCGATATCCTAAAACGGCATCTATTTCTATCAGTAATATCTTCACTCCCTATATTTTAGAAATTGCCGAAGGTGGCGGACTCGAAAACGCCATTCGCTTTGACAATGGTTTAAAAAATGGTTTGTACTTTTACCGCGGAATTTTAACAAGCAAAGCAGTTGCAGATTGGTTCGATATGCCATATAGCGATATTAACTTGTTAATTTTTTAA
- a CDS encoding proline dehydrogenase family protein gives MNSNSLFDNTETAFRLKSDSELERAYFLFKMISKEPLVKIGTAVTKFALNVNLPVEGLIRSTVFDHFCGGVSETDCMTTVDRLSDVGVCSILDFSVEGKEEDAQFDATAAKVNELTEFAKNKKAMPFSVFKPTGFGRYSVFKKVTNKQTLTDVEMQQWRNIEARYESVSKTAYDCGISLLIDAEEYWMQGAADELCERMMEKYNKERPIIFNTLQCYRWDRLDYLKQQHKKALDKGYKLGFKIVRGAYLEKENERAVAGNYKSPICESKKATDDNFNEIMKYIMDNLDDIELYIGTHNELSTYLAMDMMEAKGISRSDERIWFGQLFGMSDHITFNLGAEGYNVSKYIPFGPVKDVMPYLIRRAEENTSVAGQTSRELTLLKKERERRKLSN, from the coding sequence ATGAATTCAAATTCTCTTTTTGATAATACTGAAACAGCTTTTCGGCTAAAGAGCGATTCTGAACTGGAAAGAGCTTATTTCCTTTTTAAAATGATTTCAAAGGAGCCATTGGTGAAAATAGGAACTGCTGTAACAAAATTTGCGTTAAACGTAAATCTGCCGGTGGAGGGACTAATACGATCAACAGTGTTTGACCATTTTTGTGGAGGTGTAAGCGAAACTGACTGTATGACTACGGTTGATAGGCTGTCTGATGTTGGGGTATGCTCCATTTTAGATTTTTCGGTTGAAGGAAAGGAAGAAGACGCACAATTTGATGCCACTGCAGCCAAAGTAAACGAGCTAACGGAATTTGCAAAGAATAAAAAAGCGATGCCATTTTCAGTATTTAAACCAACTGGGTTTGGCAGATATTCTGTTTTTAAAAAGGTAACAAACAAACAAACTTTAACCGATGTTGAAATGCAGCAATGGCGCAATATTGAAGCCCGTTACGAGAGCGTTTCAAAAACGGCTTATGATTGTGGCATTAGTTTATTGATAGATGCCGAAGAATATTGGATGCAAGGTGCCGCCGACGAATTATGCGAACGGATGATGGAAAAGTATAACAAAGAACGCCCCATAATATTTAATACCTTGCAATGTTATAGATGGGACCGTTTAGATTATTTAAAACAGCAACACAAAAAGGCGCTTGATAAAGGATATAAATTAGGGTTTAAAATTGTTCGTGGTGCCTATTTGGAAAAGGAAAATGAGCGCGCTGTAGCCGGTAATTATAAATCTCCAATCTGCGAAAGCAAAAAAGCCACTGACGATAATTTTAACGAAATCATGAAATACATAATGGACAACTTAGACGATATTGAGTTGTACATTGGTACCCATAACGAACTGAGCACATATTTGGCTATGGATATGATGGAAGCGAAGGGAATTTCGCGAAGTGATGAACGTATTTGGTTCGGACAACTTTTCGGGATGAGCGACCATATAACCTTTAATCTTGGTGCGGAAGGATATAATGTGTCTAAATACATTCCTTTTGGTCCGGTTAAAGATGTAATGCCCTATTTAATTCGTCGGGCAGAGGAAAACACGTCTGTGGCGGGACAAACAAGCCGCGAGCTCACACTTCTGAAAAAAGAGCGGGAGCGAAGAAAGTTGAGTAATTAA
- the tsaE gene encoding tRNA (adenosine(37)-N6)-threonylcarbamoyltransferase complex ATPase subunit type 1 TsaE yields MELTYTENEISEVATKVLKHSASKIFLFYGEMGVGKTTLINEIVKQLGVLQPASSPSFAIVNEYDLREGTAYHFDFYRINNLTEAFDIGFEDYLYSGNYIFIEWPEKIDPLLPKDATKIYIKTNPNRSRNIKIMPMR; encoded by the coding sequence ATGGAATTGACATATACCGAAAATGAAATTAGTGAAGTTGCTACCAAGGTTTTAAAACATTCAGCATCAAAAATATTTCTTTTTTATGGTGAAATGGGAGTTGGTAAAACAACTTTAATTAATGAAATTGTAAAGCAACTTGGAGTTTTACAACCTGCAAGCAGCCCTTCCTTTGCTATCGTAAATGAATACGATTTGCGAGAAGGCACAGCATATCATTTTGATTTTTACAGAATAAACAACTTAACCGAAGCTTTCGATATTGGTTTTGAAGACTATTTATACAGCGGCAATTATATTTTTATAGAATGGCCCGAGAAGATAGACCCGCTCTTGCCAAAAGACGCCACAAAAATTTATATTAAAACAAACCCTAACAGAAGTAGAAACATAAAAATTATGCCTATGAGATAA
- a CDS encoding type 1 glutamine amidotransferase domain-containing protein, which translates to MKKRIAILATDGFEESELKSPKEAMEKEGFNVEIISEKEGTIKGWADGNWSNEYNVDQTLDSASATDFNALVLPGGVINPDKLRRNDKALKFVQHFFEQKKPVAAICHGPQILISANVVKGRKMTSFSSIKDDLINAGANWVDEEVVVDEGFVTSRNPDDLPAFNSKLIEEVKEGKHELQHA; encoded by the coding sequence ATGAAAAAGAGAATTGCAATATTAGCAACTGACGGATTTGAAGAATCTGAATTGAAATCACCGAAAGAGGCGATGGAAAAGGAAGGTTTTAACGTGGAGATTATTAGTGAAAAAGAAGGAACAATAAAAGGCTGGGCAGATGGTAACTGGAGCAATGAGTACAATGTTGATCAAACGTTGGATTCTGCATCTGCGACAGATTTTAATGCTTTGGTTTTACCAGGTGGCGTTATAAATCCCGATAAATTAAGGCGAAATGATAAAGCGCTTAAATTTGTTCAACATTTTTTTGAACAAAAAAAACCTGTGGCTGCTATATGCCACGGACCGCAAATTTTAATTTCGGCCAATGTGGTAAAAGGTAGAAAAATGACTTCGTTTAGTTCAATTAAAGACGATTTAATTAATGCCGGCGCCAATTGGGTAGATGAAGAAGTAGTAGTAGATGAAGGGTTTGTAACCAGTAGAAATCCGGACGACCTGCCAGCTTTTAATTCCAAACTAATTGAAGAGGTAAAAGAAGGTAAGCACGAATTACAACATGCGTAA
- the lpxD gene encoding UDP-3-O-(3-hydroxymyristoyl)glucosamine N-acyltransferase, with amino-acid sequence MKFTAAQIAGLLNGTVEGDEGAEVSQLAKIEEADGGTLTFLSNPKYTPHIYTTKASITIVNNDFVPEHTFNTTLIRVDNAYNAFSQLLEYYNQVKMNKTGIEEPVFISKSAQYGENMYLGAFSYIGENVKIGDNVKIYPNVYIGDNVTIDDNSILFTGAKIYSETVIGKSCVINSGAVIGADGFGFTPNKDGEYIKVPQTGNVILEDNVDVGPGTTIDRATLGSTLIKKGVKLDNQIQIAHNVTIGENTVIAAQTGVAGSTKIGKNCMIGGQVGIAGHIIIGDNVKIQAQSGIGRNVKDNETLQGSPALSYSDFNKSYVYFKNLPKIMERFNVVEKKLDNE; translated from the coding sequence ATGAAATTTACAGCAGCCCAAATAGCAGGATTACTCAATGGCACCGTAGAGGGTGATGAGGGCGCAGAGGTTTCGCAACTGGCAAAAATTGAAGAGGCAGATGGTGGTACACTTACTTTTTTGTCCAATCCAAAATATACGCCGCACATATATACCACAAAGGCGTCTATTACAATTGTAAATAATGATTTTGTTCCGGAACATACTTTTAATACCACGTTGATTCGGGTAGATAATGCTTACAATGCATTTTCACAATTGCTGGAATATTACAATCAGGTAAAAATGAACAAGACCGGAATTGAAGAGCCGGTCTTTATTTCAAAAAGTGCCCAATACGGTGAAAATATGTATTTAGGCGCTTTTTCATATATAGGTGAAAACGTAAAAATTGGCGATAATGTAAAAATTTATCCCAATGTTTACATTGGTGATAATGTAACGATTGATGATAATTCCATTTTATTCACCGGAGCAAAAATTTATTCCGAAACTGTAATAGGGAAATCTTGTGTTATAAATAGTGGGGCTGTTATTGGCGCCGATGGTTTTGGTTTTACTCCCAATAAAGATGGCGAGTATATTAAAGTGCCCCAAACTGGAAATGTAATTTTGGAAGACAATGTTGATGTAGGGCCAGGCACAACTATAGATCGAGCAACCTTGGGATCAACCTTAATTAAAAAGGGAGTGAAATTAGACAATCAAATTCAGATTGCACATAATGTTACAATTGGCGAAAACACCGTTATTGCCGCTCAAACAGGAGTTGCGGGTTCAACCAAAATAGGTAAAAATTGTATGATCGGCGGGCAAGTGGGCATTGCCGGACATATTATAATTGGCGATAACGTAAAAATTCAGGCCCAAAGTGGTATTGGCAGAAACGTAAAAGACAATGAAACCCTACAAGGGTCTCCAGCTTTAAGTTATAGTGATTTTAATAAAAGTTATGTTTATTTTAAAAACCTTCCCAAAATTATGGAGAGGTTTAATGTAGTTGAAAAAAAGCTTGATAATGAATGA
- a CDS encoding bifunctional response regulator/alkaline phosphatase family protein, whose amino-acid sequence MSNIKVLWVDDEIDLLKPHILFLENKNYSVTTAQSGSEALDEIKKENFDIVFLDENMPGLTGLETLAEIKEFQASIPVVMITKSEEEYIMEEAIGSKIADYLIKPVNPNQILLSLKKNLDHSRLISEKTTSNYQQEFRKIAMDLSMVNSFEEWKDLYTKLVYWELELEDIEDSGMFEILESQKTEANSQFCKFIDKNYPQWFEDVTEAPIMSHTLFKEKIQPQLQQGTPTLLVVIDNLRFDQWKAFEPTVANIYKKTNEELFCSILPTATQYARNAIFSGLMPSDMEKLHPDLWLNDTEEGGKNMKEQEFMEAQLKRLGLRLNWSYHKISSLKQGKKLVENFKSHKDEDLTVVVYNFVDMLSHSKTEMEVIKELASNDKSYRSLTQSWFKNSPLLEIIQQAARLGFKLIITTDHGTINVKNPSKVIGDKNTSLNLRYKTGKSLTYEDKEVLAAKDPKSIHLPTINMSSSFIFAKGDYFFAYPNNYNHYVSYYRNTYQHGGVSLEEMIIPFSVFTPK is encoded by the coding sequence ATGAGCAACATAAAAGTACTTTGGGTAGATGACGAAATAGATTTGCTTAAACCACACATCCTTTTTCTTGAAAATAAAAATTATAGTGTTACTACAGCACAAAGTGGATCGGAGGCTTTAGACGAAATAAAAAAAGAAAATTTCGATATTGTTTTTTTGGATGAGAACATGCCAGGCCTCACAGGGCTCGAAACGCTTGCCGAGATTAAGGAATTTCAAGCCTCTATTCCAGTAGTAATGATAACTAAGAGTGAAGAGGAATATATAATGGAAGAAGCCATAGGCTCTAAAATTGCCGATTATCTTATTAAACCGGTGAATCCAAATCAAATTCTATTGAGTTTAAAAAAGAATTTGGACCACAGCAGATTGATTTCGGAAAAAACAACGTCAAATTACCAGCAGGAATTCCGAAAAATAGCAATGGATCTATCTATGGTAAATAGCTTTGAGGAATGGAAAGATCTGTACACAAAATTGGTTTATTGGGAGCTGGAGTTGGAAGACATTGAAGATTCAGGAATGTTCGAGATTTTGGAATCTCAAAAAACCGAGGCAAATAGCCAGTTTTGTAAATTTATAGATAAAAATTATCCACAGTGGTTTGAGGATGTTACCGAAGCGCCAATCATGTCGCACACCCTGTTTAAAGAAAAAATCCAGCCGCAGCTACAACAAGGCACTCCTACCCTATTGGTGGTAATAGATAATTTACGTTTTGATCAATGGAAGGCATTTGAGCCCACGGTGGCCAATATTTATAAAAAAACCAACGAAGAGCTTTTCTGCAGTATTCTGCCTACGGCAACCCAATACGCTCGAAATGCAATTTTTTCGGGCCTAATGCCAAGCGATATGGAAAAATTACACCCCGATCTTTGGTTGAACGATACCGAAGAGGGCGGAAAAAACATGAAGGAACAAGAATTTATGGAAGCACAACTCAAGCGCCTGGGATTAAGGCTAAACTGGAGTTACCATAAAATTTCAAGCTTAAAACAAGGAAAAAAACTTGTTGAAAATTTTAAAAGCCACAAGGACGAAGATTTAACGGTGGTGGTTTACAATTTTGTAGATATGTTATCGCATTCAAAAACCGAAATGGAAGTTATAAAAGAATTAGCCTCTAACGATAAATCGTACCGATCGCTTACACAAAGTTGGTTTAAAAATTCGCCTTTGTTAGAAATTATTCAGCAGGCTGCCCGATTAGGATTTAAATTAATTATAACAACGGACCACGGAACAATTAATGTGAAAAATCCTTCAAAAGTAATTGGCGATAAAAACACAAGTTTAAACCTTCGTTACAAAACTGGAAAGAGTTTAACCTATGAAGATAAAGAGGTTTTAGCCGCAAAAGACCCAAAATCCATCCACCTGCCAACCATTAATATGAGCAGCTCCTTTATTTTTGCAAAAGGCGATTACTTTTTTGCCTACCCAAACAATTACAATCACTACGTTAGTTATTACCGAAATACGTACCAGCACGGGGGCGTTTCGTTAGAAGAAATGATAATTCCTTTTTCAGTTTTTACACCCAAGTAA
- the aroB gene encoding 3-dehydroquinate synthase, which yields MEINLPEKGQVYHDHQSWNAVSKYIDNQVDAKIFVLVDKNTATHCLPYFLKKYEGEKKIHTITIAVGEIHKNITTCLNVWNTLSNSGADRNSIIINLGGGVVTDLGGFVASTFKRGLRFINIPTTLLAMVDASVGGKNGVDLGHLKNQIGVITQPEMVILDTNFLQTLPKVHITSGLAEMLKHGLIYSEDYWERLKKITIDNKREFDELLIESVEIKNKIVTEDPFEKNLRKTLNYGHTLGHAIESYLLKNKNKQPLLHGEAVAIGLILATYISAESIGFPKEKLDDVATTILAYFPKVDFTTNDIDEVIKLLVFDKKNSNGEVRFVLLENIGHPRTNCTVSNKLIFNAFNYYKNF from the coding sequence ATGGAAATTAATTTACCTGAAAAAGGACAAGTTTACCACGACCATCAATCGTGGAACGCTGTATCAAAATACATTGACAATCAAGTAGATGCAAAAATATTTGTATTAGTAGATAAAAATACAGCTACCCATTGCCTACCCTATTTTTTAAAAAAATACGAAGGCGAAAAAAAAATTCACACAATAACCATAGCGGTAGGCGAAATACATAAAAATATTACTACTTGTTTAAATGTTTGGAACACACTTTCCAATAGCGGTGCAGACCGTAATAGTATAATTATTAATCTTGGCGGTGGTGTAGTTACCGATCTGGGAGGCTTTGTGGCTTCTACCTTTAAACGGGGATTGCGATTTATAAATATCCCAACAACTTTATTAGCAATGGTTGATGCCTCGGTTGGCGGAAAAAATGGAGTAGATTTAGGACATCTAAAAAATCAAATAGGCGTAATAACCCAGCCCGAAATGGTTATTCTAGACACTAACTTTTTACAAACCTTGCCCAAAGTGCATATAACATCCGGACTTGCCGAAATGTTAAAACACGGTTTAATTTATAGTGAAGATTATTGGGAAAGATTAAAGAAAATTACCATTGACAATAAGCGTGAGTTTGATGAATTGCTTATAGAATCGGTTGAAATAAAAAATAAAATAGTAACTGAAGATCCATTTGAAAAAAATCTTCGGAAAACACTAAATTACGGGCATACCCTCGGCCACGCAATTGAATCGTATCTCTTAAAAAACAAAAACAAACAACCTCTACTTCACGGCGAAGCTGTAGCAATTGGTCTAATTTTGGCAACGTATATTTCTGCTGAAAGTATAGGATTCCCCAAAGAAAAGTTGGATGATGTTGCCACTACTATTTTGGCATATTTTCCAAAAGTAGATTTTACCACAAACGATATTGATGAAGTTATAAAACTACTTGTCTTCGATAAAAAAAACAGCAATGGAGAGGTTCGCTTTGTACTTTTAGAGAATATTGGCCACCCACGAACAAATTGCACCGTAAGCAACAAATTGATTTTCAACGCATTTAACTATTATAAAAATTTCTAA
- a CDS encoding HD domain-containing protein, producing the protein MKTLPKHKTINDPIYGFITIPSQLVFDLMEHKYFQRLRRISQMGFSYIVYPGAHHTRFHHALGAMFLMQKAVQVLKYKGVKISAKEEEALYMAILLHDIGHGPFSHAMENSIVENVSHEQISLFFMEALNRKFNKQLTLAIEIFKDQYPRKFLHQLVSGQLDMDRLDYLKRDSFYTGVPEGTVNAQRLIAMLNVKNDSLVVEEKGIYSVENFLVARRLMYWQVYLHKTGIVAEQLLVRVLKRAKQLAASGKDLPASDGLKFFLTHTINSNDFSDEVLNTFSKLDDYDIISAMKMWVNNEDFVLKNLSKMLLNRDLLKIKVKSQVFPLQKLKQKQKFLMDAFRISEEEAAYFVFTGKLENQAYSMEKDTINLLKKNGRTIEVAKASDQLNLEALSKSVVKYYMCYPKNNKDSYSN; encoded by the coding sequence TTGAAAACCCTTCCCAAGCACAAAACTATAAACGATCCTATCTATGGTTTTATTACCATACCCAGCCAGCTGGTTTTCGATTTAATGGAGCATAAATATTTCCAAAGACTTCGGAGAATTTCGCAAATGGGCTTTTCGTACATTGTTTATCCTGGTGCGCACCACACCCGTTTTCACCATGCCTTAGGCGCTATGTTTTTAATGCAAAAAGCTGTGCAGGTGCTTAAATATAAGGGAGTTAAAATTTCTGCAAAGGAGGAAGAAGCCCTTTATATGGCCATACTTTTGCACGATATTGGCCACGGTCCTTTTTCGCATGCTATGGAAAATAGCATTGTTGAAAACGTTAGCCATGAGCAAATTTCACTATTTTTTATGGAAGCTTTAAATAGGAAGTTTAACAAGCAATTAACGCTTGCCATTGAAATTTTTAAAGACCAGTACCCGCGAAAGTTCCTTCACCAGTTAGTTTCGGGGCAGCTAGATATGGATAGGTTGGACTACCTAAAACGCGACAGCTTTTACACCGGCGTGCCAGAGGGAACCGTAAACGCCCAACGTTTAATAGCAATGCTGAATGTAAAAAACGATTCCTTGGTGGTGGAAGAAAAAGGTATTTATTCGGTAGAAAACTTTCTCGTTGCCCGCCGGTTAATGTATTGGCAGGTATATCTTCATAAAACTGGAATCGTTGCAGAGCAGTTACTGGTTCGTGTTCTAAAACGCGCCAAACAGCTTGCGGCCAGCGGTAAAGATCTTCCGGCGAGCGATGGGCTAAAGTTTTTTTTAACGCATACTATAAATTCTAACGACTTTTCGGATGAAGTGCTCAATACGTTTTCAAAATTGGACGATTACGATATTATTTCGGCTATGAAAATGTGGGTAAATAACGAGGATTTTGTTTTGAAGAACCTTTCAAAAATGCTTTTAAATCGGGATTTACTGAAAATTAAAGTAAAATCGCAGGTTTTTCCACTTCAAAAATTAAAGCAAAAGCAAAAGTTTTTAATGGATGCTTTCCGTATTTCGGAAGAAGAAGCGGCGTATTTTGTTTTCACAGGAAAGCTAGAAAATCAAGCGTACAGCATGGAAAAAGATACCATTAATTTATTGAAGAAAAACGGTAGGACAATAGAAGTTGCAAAAGCGAGCGACCAGTTAAATTTAGAAGCGCTTTCCAAATCTGTAGTAAAATACTATATGTGCTATCCAAAAAACAATAAAGATAGCTATAGCAACTAA